The window AGCCGGCTTCGCATTCCGCTCGACCGCGCGGGTTACATTCCCCGCAGTCCCGACCGTGCGAACGAGCAACCAGGTGGTAGGCATCGTCGGTGCGGGGCAGAAGGTTACGGCCATCGGCGGGTTCGTGTACGACGCCGTTGGAATGCCGGCGCCGGCAGGAACGACAGTCGAAGTGTTTGACAACTCAACTCCGCCAGCGTGCGGCGGCACCTACGTCGCCCGCGACACGGTCTCGACTGATGGCTTCTACTTCATTTGGAAGAAGGGCTCTGTCCAGAGCAACGCGTCCGCACTAGATCTTCCCTCCGGAATCCAGTACACGGTGAAGGTCTGTAGCGGCGCGGCCGAGCTCGCGAGCACGATGCTCCAGAACAAGCTGACGAGTAAGGAATTCCGGGAGGTCAACTTCCGGCTGCCGTGACCTAATCACGCCTCTCGCCGCGGTGCGACCCAGGCAGGCGACGCCTCGGTCTCGCCGTATCCTCCGGTTCATGGAGGAGCGCACCGACGACTACCAAGCCCAAGTTGAGCGGTGGCACGCCGAACGTGACGCACGCCTGCGGTCACCCGATGGCTGGTTGGCCCTGGTCGGGCTCCACTGGCTGACACCAGGCGAGCACGAGTTCGGGCAGCACCCCAGCAACCCGATCCGGCTGAGCGGACCCGATGTCCCGCCGCTGGCCGGGCATCTGCTGGTGACCGATGACGGGATAGTCCGCGTCCGGCCCCACCACGGCGCGCCGCTGACCCACGCCGGGCAGCCCGTGGATGGGGAGCTGGAGCTCGAGGACGACCTGGGCGGCGATCCGACGATCGTGGAGCTGGGTTCGCTCCGGTTCCACCTCATCCGCCGTGGGGCGCGCATCGGGTTGCGGGTACGCGACGCCGAGTCGCCGGCCCTGCGAACGTTCGAAGGCGTACCTCGCTTCCCGGTGGATGCCGCCTGGCGCCTGGTGGCCCGCTTCGAGCCGGCTGACCCAGCACGAACCATCGAAGTGCCGGACGTCCTGGGCGACGTCACGGTCGACCACTTCCCGGGCTGGGTCGAGTTCACCGCCGGCGGAGAGCCGCAACGGCTGACGGCCCTCGACGGGGACACGGACGGATCGCTGTGGCTCATCTTCACAGACCCGACCAACGGGACGACCACCTATTCCGCGGGTCGCTTCCTGTACACCGAGCCACCGGCCGCCGATGGCACCGTGGTCGTGGACTTCAACCTCGCCTACAACCCACCCTGCGTGTTCAGCCCCTACGCGACCTGCCCCCTGCCGCCCGCGGACAACCGGCTGACGGTGCCGATCCCCGCCGGGGAGATGCTGCCGGCGCAGCCGGCATCGGTCAGTTCGTCACAGGGATAGACTGACGAACCGATGCGCACCGATCCGACCGGCACCGTCCGGGCTCCCGCCGAGTTCCTGAACGACACGGTTCGGAACCTGGCCCCCTCGGGCATCCGCCGCTTCTTCGACATGCTGGCCGAGATGCCGGACGTCATCAGCCTGAGCATCGGGGAGCCGGACTTCACCACGCCCGAGCCGCTGACCCGGGCCGCGATTGCCGCCCTGGAGGCGGGGGAGACGCACTACACCGCCAACGGCGGGATGATCGAGCTCCGCGAGCGCGTGGCGGCCAACCTGGCCGACCGGTACGGGGTCCGCTACGAGCCCCGCGGGGAGCTGGTGATCACGGTCGGGGCCTCCGAGGCGCTGGACGCGACGGTGCGCGCGGTGCTCAACCCGGGGGACGAGGTCCTCTATCACGAGCCGTG is drawn from Chloroflexota bacterium and contains these coding sequences:
- a CDS encoding DUF1684 domain-containing protein, producing the protein MEERTDDYQAQVERWHAERDARLRSPDGWLALVGLHWLTPGEHEFGQHPSNPIRLSGPDVPPLAGHLLVTDDGIVRVRPHHGAPLTHAGQPVDGELELEDDLGGDPTIVELGSLRFHLIRRGARIGLRVRDAESPALRTFEGVPRFPVDAAWRLVARFEPADPARTIEVPDVLGDVTVDHFPGWVEFTAGGEPQRLTALDGDTDGSLWLIFTDPTNGTTTYSAGRFLYTEPPAADGTVVVDFNLAYNPPCVFSPYATCPLPPADNRLTVPIPAGEMLPAQPASVSSSQG